A stretch of Oreochromis aureus strain Israel breed Guangdong linkage group 11, ZZ_aureus, whole genome shotgun sequence DNA encodes these proteins:
- the kirrel3l gene encoding kirre like nephrin family adhesion molecule 3, like isoform X1, whose product MSSLYLIFCVMVTAATQAAYFSQQPQDQVVVSGQSVTLPCVIVGYRGMVQWTKDGLALGGERDLPGWTRYSLMGDPLSGEHSLQIDSAELADDAVYECQATQAALRSHRAKLTVLVPPSDPVVEGGPVVRLKAHTPHNLTCRASGAKPAAEITWYRDGEVMETAIYSKSLMEDGKREAAVSMLPIIPEDSDSGRTYTCRVLNPAAPAGRQTSVTINVQHPPSVTLSVQPQTVTEGAKVLFICSASANPEITGYRWSKGGVPISEANGDSLEVTVDYSYFTDPVSCEVSNSVGSTNVSTLVDVQFGPRLLAEPKPMTVDTGMDAAFTCAWTGNPPLTLAWTKQGSSVVLSNGNTLQLKAVTQEDAGTYTCKAIVPRIGVAERDVTLTVNGPPIITAEATQHAVKHSKGKLECRVGSSPPPDKIVWTFGDMSLSSGSSGRYSVQTVTSDHGVVSSLVLSETLAQDFQLRYNCTAWNRFGTGTALVTLKEQEALPMLIIVGGAVGGGCVLLICVITLVSLCCRHTGKGELNGKRCTRLSKSDIRVQIVHSDHNATRGNDDEEDVKEPMAPNSSESPGTSRTEHSDLLEEEEDERSDIKDPTNGYYNVRGHDDRHIRSSGFSEYVPNSRPVYTPSQLPSPSPVYGQHGTQPRAYDFSHRYATTTVSRTSYEQQQAAQQQPAQQGGVYPTDPLYSGTAYLPATYGHAFTSYVKPASYEKVDAYDQSDQASKVSSSSRFSYASSQVSSQQSDYGRPSQRMQTHV is encoded by the exons ATGTCTTCGTTATACCTCATCTTTTGCGTGATGGTCACAG cagcCACCCAAGCAGCCTACTTCTCCCAGCAGCCCCAGGACCAGGTGGTTGTATCCGGTCAGTCGGTGACCCTGCCTTGTGTCATCGTGGGTTACCGGGGAATGGTACAGTGGACCAAAGATGGCCTGGCactgggaggagagagagatctACCAG GCTGGACACGCTATTCCTTAATGGGCGACCCGCTATCAGGCGAGCACAGCTTGCAGATCGATTCAGCAGAGTTGGCGGATGACGCGGTGTATGAGTGTCAGGCTACACAGGCAGCGCTTCGCTCCCACCGTGCCAAGCTCACTGTACTAG TTCCTCCCTCTGACCCTGTGGTGGAAGGCGGCCCCGTTGTACGTCTCAAGGCCCACACACCGCACAACCTCACCTGCAGAGCCTCAGGAGCCAAACCTGCTGCTGAAATCACCTGGTACAGAGATGGAGAAGTCATGGAAACTGCAATTTATTCCAAG TCCCTAATGGAAGATGGGAAGAGGGAAGCGGCTGTCAGTATGCTTCCGATCATTCCAGAGGACAGTGACTCCGGACGCACCTACACCTGCAGGGTTCTTAACCCAGCTGCCCCTGCTGGACGACAGACATCAGTCACTATCAATGTCCAGC ACCCCCCTTCAGTGACTCTGTCAGTCCAGCCTCAGACTGTAACAGAGGGAGCCAAGGTTCTCTTCATCTGCTCTGCCTCAGCCAATCCTGAAATCACTGGATACAG GTGGTCGAAAGGAGGAGTCCCCATCTCCGAAGCAAATGGGGATAGCCTTGAGGTGACAGTGGACTACTCCTACTTCACAGACCCCGTCTCCTGTGAAGTGTCCAACTCTGTGGGCAGCACCAATGTCAGCACTCTGGTTGATGTCCAGT TTGGCCCCAGACTGCTGGCGGAGCCGAAGCCCATGACAGTGGATACAGGCATGGATGCAGCCTTCACTTGTGCGTGGACTGGAAACCCTCCTCTGACCCTGGCTTGGACCAAGCAAGGCTCCAGTGTG GTGCTCAGTAATGGTAACACCTTGCAGCTGAAGGCTGTTACTCAGGAGGATGCTGGCACATACACCTGCAAGGCCATTGTACCCCGTATTGGAGTTGCAGAAAGAGATGTCACTCTAACTGTAAATG GTCCACctatcatcacagcagaggccacGCAGCATGCTGTCAAACACTCCAAGGGCAAGCTGGAGTGCCGGGTGGGAAGCAGCCCCCCACCTGATAAGATT GTGTGGACCTTTGGGGACATGAGCCTGTCCTCCGGCTCCTCCGGTCGTTACTCAGTGCAGACAGTAACCAGTGACCACGGAGTCGTGTCCTCTCTGGTGCTATCTGAGACTCTGGCACAAGATTTCCAGCTGCGCTACAACTGCACTGCTTGGAACCGCTTCGGCACAGGCACTGCCCTGGTCACGCTAAAGGAGCAAG AAGCACTGCCGATGTTGATAATTGTAGGTGGGGCAGTGGGTGGCGGCTGTGTCCTGCTCATCTGTGTCATCACTCTGGTCTCCCTCTGCTGCAGGCACACAGGCAAAGGTGAGCTCAACG GCAAAAGATGCACTCGTCTTTCCAAGAGTGACATCAGAGTTCAGATTGTTCACAGCGATCACAATGCTACACGCGGCAACGACGATGAGGAAGATGTCAAAGAACCCATG GCTccaaacagcagcgagtctcCCGGGACATCGCGCACAGAACACAGCGACCTcctggaagaggaggaggacgaaAGATCGGACATCAAg GATCCTACCAATGGTTACTACAATGTTCGCGGCCACGACGACCGTCATATTCGCAGCAGCGGATTTTCTGAATACGTGCCCAATTCTCGGCCGGTCTACACTCCATCACAGCTGCCCTCCCCCAGCCCCGTGTACGGTCAGCACGGCACCCAACCTCGTGCCTATGACTTCTCCCACCGATACGCAACCACCACAGTGAGCAGAACCTCATACGAACAGCAGCAGGCTGCCCAGCAGCAGCCTGCCCAGCAAGGGGGAGTTTATCCCACTGACCCCCTCTACAGTGGCACTGCTTACCTACCTGCTACTTATGGCCACGCCTTCACCAGTTATGTTAAGCCTGCTTCCTATGAGAAGGTGGATGCGTACGACCAATCAGATCAGGCCAGCAAGGTCTCGAGCTCATCTCGCTTCTCTTACGCCTCGTCACAAGTGTCCTCCCAGCAGTCCGACTATGGCCGACCCTCGCAACGTATGCAGACTCATGTCTGA
- the kirrel3l gene encoding kirre like nephrin family adhesion molecule 3, like isoform X2, which produces MSSLYLIFCVMVTATQAAYFSQQPQDQVVVSGQSVTLPCVIVGYRGMVQWTKDGLALGGERDLPGWTRYSLMGDPLSGEHSLQIDSAELADDAVYECQATQAALRSHRAKLTVLVPPSDPVVEGGPVVRLKAHTPHNLTCRASGAKPAAEITWYRDGEVMETAIYSKSLMEDGKREAAVSMLPIIPEDSDSGRTYTCRVLNPAAPAGRQTSVTINVQHPPSVTLSVQPQTVTEGAKVLFICSASANPEITGYRWSKGGVPISEANGDSLEVTVDYSYFTDPVSCEVSNSVGSTNVSTLVDVQFGPRLLAEPKPMTVDTGMDAAFTCAWTGNPPLTLAWTKQGSSVVLSNGNTLQLKAVTQEDAGTYTCKAIVPRIGVAERDVTLTVNGPPIITAEATQHAVKHSKGKLECRVGSSPPPDKIVWTFGDMSLSSGSSGRYSVQTVTSDHGVVSSLVLSETLAQDFQLRYNCTAWNRFGTGTALVTLKEQEALPMLIIVGGAVGGGCVLLICVITLVSLCCRHTGKGELNGKRCTRLSKSDIRVQIVHSDHNATRGNDDEEDVKEPMAPNSSESPGTSRTEHSDLLEEEEDERSDIKDPTNGYYNVRGHDDRHIRSSGFSEYVPNSRPVYTPSQLPSPSPVYGQHGTQPRAYDFSHRYATTTVSRTSYEQQQAAQQQPAQQGGVYPTDPLYSGTAYLPATYGHAFTSYVKPASYEKVDAYDQSDQASKVSSSSRFSYASSQVSSQQSDYGRPSQRMQTHV; this is translated from the exons ATGTCTTCGTTATACCTCATCTTTTGCGTGATGGTCACAG cCACCCAAGCAGCCTACTTCTCCCAGCAGCCCCAGGACCAGGTGGTTGTATCCGGTCAGTCGGTGACCCTGCCTTGTGTCATCGTGGGTTACCGGGGAATGGTACAGTGGACCAAAGATGGCCTGGCactgggaggagagagagatctACCAG GCTGGACACGCTATTCCTTAATGGGCGACCCGCTATCAGGCGAGCACAGCTTGCAGATCGATTCAGCAGAGTTGGCGGATGACGCGGTGTATGAGTGTCAGGCTACACAGGCAGCGCTTCGCTCCCACCGTGCCAAGCTCACTGTACTAG TTCCTCCCTCTGACCCTGTGGTGGAAGGCGGCCCCGTTGTACGTCTCAAGGCCCACACACCGCACAACCTCACCTGCAGAGCCTCAGGAGCCAAACCTGCTGCTGAAATCACCTGGTACAGAGATGGAGAAGTCATGGAAACTGCAATTTATTCCAAG TCCCTAATGGAAGATGGGAAGAGGGAAGCGGCTGTCAGTATGCTTCCGATCATTCCAGAGGACAGTGACTCCGGACGCACCTACACCTGCAGGGTTCTTAACCCAGCTGCCCCTGCTGGACGACAGACATCAGTCACTATCAATGTCCAGC ACCCCCCTTCAGTGACTCTGTCAGTCCAGCCTCAGACTGTAACAGAGGGAGCCAAGGTTCTCTTCATCTGCTCTGCCTCAGCCAATCCTGAAATCACTGGATACAG GTGGTCGAAAGGAGGAGTCCCCATCTCCGAAGCAAATGGGGATAGCCTTGAGGTGACAGTGGACTACTCCTACTTCACAGACCCCGTCTCCTGTGAAGTGTCCAACTCTGTGGGCAGCACCAATGTCAGCACTCTGGTTGATGTCCAGT TTGGCCCCAGACTGCTGGCGGAGCCGAAGCCCATGACAGTGGATACAGGCATGGATGCAGCCTTCACTTGTGCGTGGACTGGAAACCCTCCTCTGACCCTGGCTTGGACCAAGCAAGGCTCCAGTGTG GTGCTCAGTAATGGTAACACCTTGCAGCTGAAGGCTGTTACTCAGGAGGATGCTGGCACATACACCTGCAAGGCCATTGTACCCCGTATTGGAGTTGCAGAAAGAGATGTCACTCTAACTGTAAATG GTCCACctatcatcacagcagaggccacGCAGCATGCTGTCAAACACTCCAAGGGCAAGCTGGAGTGCCGGGTGGGAAGCAGCCCCCCACCTGATAAGATT GTGTGGACCTTTGGGGACATGAGCCTGTCCTCCGGCTCCTCCGGTCGTTACTCAGTGCAGACAGTAACCAGTGACCACGGAGTCGTGTCCTCTCTGGTGCTATCTGAGACTCTGGCACAAGATTTCCAGCTGCGCTACAACTGCACTGCTTGGAACCGCTTCGGCACAGGCACTGCCCTGGTCACGCTAAAGGAGCAAG AAGCACTGCCGATGTTGATAATTGTAGGTGGGGCAGTGGGTGGCGGCTGTGTCCTGCTCATCTGTGTCATCACTCTGGTCTCCCTCTGCTGCAGGCACACAGGCAAAGGTGAGCTCAACG GCAAAAGATGCACTCGTCTTTCCAAGAGTGACATCAGAGTTCAGATTGTTCACAGCGATCACAATGCTACACGCGGCAACGACGATGAGGAAGATGTCAAAGAACCCATG GCTccaaacagcagcgagtctcCCGGGACATCGCGCACAGAACACAGCGACCTcctggaagaggaggaggacgaaAGATCGGACATCAAg GATCCTACCAATGGTTACTACAATGTTCGCGGCCACGACGACCGTCATATTCGCAGCAGCGGATTTTCTGAATACGTGCCCAATTCTCGGCCGGTCTACACTCCATCACAGCTGCCCTCCCCCAGCCCCGTGTACGGTCAGCACGGCACCCAACCTCGTGCCTATGACTTCTCCCACCGATACGCAACCACCACAGTGAGCAGAACCTCATACGAACAGCAGCAGGCTGCCCAGCAGCAGCCTGCCCAGCAAGGGGGAGTTTATCCCACTGACCCCCTCTACAGTGGCACTGCTTACCTACCTGCTACTTATGGCCACGCCTTCACCAGTTATGTTAAGCCTGCTTCCTATGAGAAGGTGGATGCGTACGACCAATCAGATCAGGCCAGCAAGGTCTCGAGCTCATCTCGCTTCTCTTACGCCTCGTCACAAGTGTCCTCCCAGCAGTCCGACTATGGCCGACCCTCGCAACGTATGCAGACTCATGTCTGA
- the kirrel3l gene encoding kirre like nephrin family adhesion molecule 3, like isoform X3: MSSLYLIFCVMVTAATQAAYFSQQPQDQVVVSGQSVTLPCVIVGYRGMVQWTKDGLALGGERDLPGWTRYSLMGDPLSGEHSLQIDSAELADDAVYECQATQAALRSHRAKLTVLVPPSDPVVEGGPVVRLKAHTPHNLTCRASGAKPAAEITWYRDGEVMETAIYSKSLMEDGKREAAVSMLPIIPEDSDSGRTYTCRVLNPAAPAGRQTSVTINVQHPPSVTLSVQPQTVTEGAKVLFICSASANPEITGYRWSKGGVPISEANGDSLEVTVDYSYFTDPVSCEVSNSVGSTNVSTLVDVQFGPRLLAEPKPMTVDTGMDAAFTCAWTGNPPLTLAWTKQGSSVVLSNGNTLQLKAVTQEDAGTYTCKAIVPRIGVAERDVTLTVNGPPIITAEATQHAVKHSKGKLECRVGSSPPPDKIVWTFGDMSLSSGSSGRYSVQTVTSDHGVVSSLVLSETLAQDFQLRYNCTAWNRFGTGTALVTLKEQEALPMLIIVGGAVGGGCVLLICVITLVSLCCRHTGKGKRCTRLSKSDIRVQIVHSDHNATRGNDDEEDVKEPMAPNSSESPGTSRTEHSDLLEEEEDERSDIKDPTNGYYNVRGHDDRHIRSSGFSEYVPNSRPVYTPSQLPSPSPVYGQHGTQPRAYDFSHRYATTTVSRTSYEQQQAAQQQPAQQGGVYPTDPLYSGTAYLPATYGHAFTSYVKPASYEKVDAYDQSDQASKVSSSSRFSYASSQVSSQQSDYGRPSQRMQTHV; this comes from the exons ATGTCTTCGTTATACCTCATCTTTTGCGTGATGGTCACAG cagcCACCCAAGCAGCCTACTTCTCCCAGCAGCCCCAGGACCAGGTGGTTGTATCCGGTCAGTCGGTGACCCTGCCTTGTGTCATCGTGGGTTACCGGGGAATGGTACAGTGGACCAAAGATGGCCTGGCactgggaggagagagagatctACCAG GCTGGACACGCTATTCCTTAATGGGCGACCCGCTATCAGGCGAGCACAGCTTGCAGATCGATTCAGCAGAGTTGGCGGATGACGCGGTGTATGAGTGTCAGGCTACACAGGCAGCGCTTCGCTCCCACCGTGCCAAGCTCACTGTACTAG TTCCTCCCTCTGACCCTGTGGTGGAAGGCGGCCCCGTTGTACGTCTCAAGGCCCACACACCGCACAACCTCACCTGCAGAGCCTCAGGAGCCAAACCTGCTGCTGAAATCACCTGGTACAGAGATGGAGAAGTCATGGAAACTGCAATTTATTCCAAG TCCCTAATGGAAGATGGGAAGAGGGAAGCGGCTGTCAGTATGCTTCCGATCATTCCAGAGGACAGTGACTCCGGACGCACCTACACCTGCAGGGTTCTTAACCCAGCTGCCCCTGCTGGACGACAGACATCAGTCACTATCAATGTCCAGC ACCCCCCTTCAGTGACTCTGTCAGTCCAGCCTCAGACTGTAACAGAGGGAGCCAAGGTTCTCTTCATCTGCTCTGCCTCAGCCAATCCTGAAATCACTGGATACAG GTGGTCGAAAGGAGGAGTCCCCATCTCCGAAGCAAATGGGGATAGCCTTGAGGTGACAGTGGACTACTCCTACTTCACAGACCCCGTCTCCTGTGAAGTGTCCAACTCTGTGGGCAGCACCAATGTCAGCACTCTGGTTGATGTCCAGT TTGGCCCCAGACTGCTGGCGGAGCCGAAGCCCATGACAGTGGATACAGGCATGGATGCAGCCTTCACTTGTGCGTGGACTGGAAACCCTCCTCTGACCCTGGCTTGGACCAAGCAAGGCTCCAGTGTG GTGCTCAGTAATGGTAACACCTTGCAGCTGAAGGCTGTTACTCAGGAGGATGCTGGCACATACACCTGCAAGGCCATTGTACCCCGTATTGGAGTTGCAGAAAGAGATGTCACTCTAACTGTAAATG GTCCACctatcatcacagcagaggccacGCAGCATGCTGTCAAACACTCCAAGGGCAAGCTGGAGTGCCGGGTGGGAAGCAGCCCCCCACCTGATAAGATT GTGTGGACCTTTGGGGACATGAGCCTGTCCTCCGGCTCCTCCGGTCGTTACTCAGTGCAGACAGTAACCAGTGACCACGGAGTCGTGTCCTCTCTGGTGCTATCTGAGACTCTGGCACAAGATTTCCAGCTGCGCTACAACTGCACTGCTTGGAACCGCTTCGGCACAGGCACTGCCCTGGTCACGCTAAAGGAGCAAG AAGCACTGCCGATGTTGATAATTGTAGGTGGGGCAGTGGGTGGCGGCTGTGTCCTGCTCATCTGTGTCATCACTCTGGTCTCCCTCTGCTGCAGGCACACAGGCAAAG GCAAAAGATGCACTCGTCTTTCCAAGAGTGACATCAGAGTTCAGATTGTTCACAGCGATCACAATGCTACACGCGGCAACGACGATGAGGAAGATGTCAAAGAACCCATG GCTccaaacagcagcgagtctcCCGGGACATCGCGCACAGAACACAGCGACCTcctggaagaggaggaggacgaaAGATCGGACATCAAg GATCCTACCAATGGTTACTACAATGTTCGCGGCCACGACGACCGTCATATTCGCAGCAGCGGATTTTCTGAATACGTGCCCAATTCTCGGCCGGTCTACACTCCATCACAGCTGCCCTCCCCCAGCCCCGTGTACGGTCAGCACGGCACCCAACCTCGTGCCTATGACTTCTCCCACCGATACGCAACCACCACAGTGAGCAGAACCTCATACGAACAGCAGCAGGCTGCCCAGCAGCAGCCTGCCCAGCAAGGGGGAGTTTATCCCACTGACCCCCTCTACAGTGGCACTGCTTACCTACCTGCTACTTATGGCCACGCCTTCACCAGTTATGTTAAGCCTGCTTCCTATGAGAAGGTGGATGCGTACGACCAATCAGATCAGGCCAGCAAGGTCTCGAGCTCATCTCGCTTCTCTTACGCCTCGTCACAAGTGTCCTCCCAGCAGTCCGACTATGGCCGACCCTCGCAACGTATGCAGACTCATGTCTGA